In one Culex quinquefasciatus strain JHB chromosome 2, VPISU_Cqui_1.0_pri_paternal, whole genome shotgun sequence genomic region, the following are encoded:
- the LOC6041067 gene encoding putative inorganic phosphate cotransporter isoform X1, with the protein MIQNQDESEPLLAKGTYGSIEPSPLPGPSEWTLYGDSSGKKRSEWCDRLSKVFIIPQRVVLAIFGFLAILNAYTMRICLSIAITEMVNKTGSIDHDEGVCPIDDDANPEDFTGGEFNWDQELQGVILSSFYWGYVLTHLPGGILAEKFGGKWTLSLGILSTAFFTLITPWAVNLGGSTALIVIRVMMGLGEGTTFPALSALLASWIPLKERSKLGSLVFGGGLVGTIVGNLVSGLLLHNIDGWSSVFYFFGGLGIFWFVLFTLLCYSDPESHPFISDKEKAYLKQEMGVLSRDKTLPPTPWRHILTSVPMIGLVCAQIGHDWGFFIMVTDLPKYMSDVLRFSIKDNGLYSSLPYLLMWIVALSTGVLSDWLISTGRMTITFGRKLFTTIASAGPAFFIVGASYAGCDRALVVALFTLAMGFMGTFYPGMKVNPLDLSPNYAGSLMAVTNGIGAITGIIVPYVVGIMTPNHSIEEWRLVFWIAFAVFHVTNLAYVMWASGEVQPWNTPHLMNKSVESGDLKQQDTYSEKAVPAAIKASQ; encoded by the exons TTTTCATCATCCCGCAGCGGGTGGTGCTGGCGATCTTCGGCTTCCTGGCGATCCTCAATGCGTACACGATGCGAATCTGCCTGTCGATCGCCATCACCGAGATGGTCAACAAGACGGGCAGCATCGACCACGACGAGGGCGTCTGCCCGATCGACGACGACGCCAACCCGGAGGACTTCACCGGCGGCGAGTTCAACTGGGACCAGGAGCTGCAGGGCGTGATCTTGTCCTCGTTTTACTGGGGTTACGTGTTGACGCACTTGCCGGGGGGGATTTTGGCGGAAAAGTTCGGCGGCAAGTGGACGCTCAGCTTGGGCATTCTGTCGACGGCGTTCTTCACGTTGATCACGCCGTGGGCTGTTAATTTGGGCGGATCGACGGCACTGATCGTTATTCGGGTTATGATGGGACTGGGCGAGGGAACGACGTTTCCGGCGTTGAGTGCTCTGCTAGCTTCGTGGATCCCGTTGAAGGAACGCAGCAAGCTCGGATCGCTGGTTTTTGGAGGTGGTCTGGTTGGCACGATCGTGGGAAACCTCGTGTCCGGGCTGTTGCTGCACAACATTGACGGATGGTCGTCGGTGTTTTACTTCTTCGGAGGACTTGGAATTTTCTGGTTCGTGCTGTTT ACCCTACTCTGCTACAGCGACCCGGAGTCGCACCCCTTCATCAGCGACAAGGAGAAGGCATACCTCAAGCAGGAGATGGGAGTCCTGTCCCGAGACAAGACCCTCCCGCCGACCCCGTGGCGTCACATCCTGACCAGTGTCCCAATGATCGGGTTGGTTTGTGCCCAGATCGGTCACGATTGGGGCTTCTTCATCATGGTCACCGATCTGCCCAAGTACATGAGCGATGTGTTGCGCTTCTCGATCAAGGACAACGGGCTGTACTCGTCGCTGCCGTACCTGCTGATGTGGATCGTGGCGCTGTCGACGGGAGTGCTGAGTGATTGGCTGATCTCGACCGGCCGGATGACGATCACCTTTGGAAGGAAGTTATTCACCACGATTG CCTCCGCCGGTCCGGCCTTCTTCATCGTGGGCGCCTCGTACGCCGGCTGCGACCGTGCCCTGGTGGTGGCTCTCTTCACCCTCGCCATGGGCTTCATGGGCACCTTCTACCCGGGCATGAAGGTCAACCCGCTCGATCTGAGCCCCAACTATGCGGGCAGCCTGATGGCCGTCACGAACGGAATCGGTGCCATCACGGGGATCATCGTGCCGTACGTGGTCGGAATTATGACGCCGAAT CACTCGATCGAGGAGTGGCGCCTGGTGTTCTGGATCGCGTTCGCCGTCTTCCACGTGACCAACCTGGCGTACGTGATGTGGGCCTCGGGCGAGGTCCAGCCGTGGAACACGCCCCACCTGATGAACAAGTCCGTGGAGTCGGGTGACCTCAAGCAGCAGGACACCTACAGCGAGAAGGCGGTGCCGGCGGCCATCAAGGCGTCCCAGTGA
- the LOC6041067 gene encoding putative inorganic phosphate cotransporter isoform X2 — protein MLSGWQLTVSKFFIIPQRVVLAIFGFLAILNAYTMRICLSIAITEMVNKTGSIDHDEGVCPIDDDANPEDFTGGEFNWDQELQGVILSSFYWGYVLTHLPGGILAEKFGGKWTLSLGILSTAFFTLITPWAVNLGGSTALIVIRVMMGLGEGTTFPALSALLASWIPLKERSKLGSLVFGGGLVGTIVGNLVSGLLLHNIDGWSSVFYFFGGLGIFWFVLFTLLCYSDPESHPFISDKEKAYLKQEMGVLSRDKTLPPTPWRHILTSVPMIGLVCAQIGHDWGFFIMVTDLPKYMSDVLRFSIKDNGLYSSLPYLLMWIVALSTGVLSDWLISTGRMTITFGRKLFTTIASAGPAFFIVGASYAGCDRALVVALFTLAMGFMGTFYPGMKVNPLDLSPNYAGSLMAVTNGIGAITGIIVPYVVGIMTPNHSIEEWRLVFWIAFAVFHVTNLAYVMWASGEVQPWNTPHLMNKSVESGDLKQQDTYSEKAVPAAIKASQ, from the exons TTTTCATCATCCCGCAGCGGGTGGTGCTGGCGATCTTCGGCTTCCTGGCGATCCTCAATGCGTACACGATGCGAATCTGCCTGTCGATCGCCATCACCGAGATGGTCAACAAGACGGGCAGCATCGACCACGACGAGGGCGTCTGCCCGATCGACGACGACGCCAACCCGGAGGACTTCACCGGCGGCGAGTTCAACTGGGACCAGGAGCTGCAGGGCGTGATCTTGTCCTCGTTTTACTGGGGTTACGTGTTGACGCACTTGCCGGGGGGGATTTTGGCGGAAAAGTTCGGCGGCAAGTGGACGCTCAGCTTGGGCATTCTGTCGACGGCGTTCTTCACGTTGATCACGCCGTGGGCTGTTAATTTGGGCGGATCGACGGCACTGATCGTTATTCGGGTTATGATGGGACTGGGCGAGGGAACGACGTTTCCGGCGTTGAGTGCTCTGCTAGCTTCGTGGATCCCGTTGAAGGAACGCAGCAAGCTCGGATCGCTGGTTTTTGGAGGTGGTCTGGTTGGCACGATCGTGGGAAACCTCGTGTCCGGGCTGTTGCTGCACAACATTGACGGATGGTCGTCGGTGTTTTACTTCTTCGGAGGACTTGGAATTTTCTGGTTCGTGCTGTTT ACCCTACTCTGCTACAGCGACCCGGAGTCGCACCCCTTCATCAGCGACAAGGAGAAGGCATACCTCAAGCAGGAGATGGGAGTCCTGTCCCGAGACAAGACCCTCCCGCCGACCCCGTGGCGTCACATCCTGACCAGTGTCCCAATGATCGGGTTGGTTTGTGCCCAGATCGGTCACGATTGGGGCTTCTTCATCATGGTCACCGATCTGCCCAAGTACATGAGCGATGTGTTGCGCTTCTCGATCAAGGACAACGGGCTGTACTCGTCGCTGCCGTACCTGCTGATGTGGATCGTGGCGCTGTCGACGGGAGTGCTGAGTGATTGGCTGATCTCGACCGGCCGGATGACGATCACCTTTGGAAGGAAGTTATTCACCACGATTG CCTCCGCCGGTCCGGCCTTCTTCATCGTGGGCGCCTCGTACGCCGGCTGCGACCGTGCCCTGGTGGTGGCTCTCTTCACCCTCGCCATGGGCTTCATGGGCACCTTCTACCCGGGCATGAAGGTCAACCCGCTCGATCTGAGCCCCAACTATGCGGGCAGCCTGATGGCCGTCACGAACGGAATCGGTGCCATCACGGGGATCATCGTGCCGTACGTGGTCGGAATTATGACGCCGAAT CACTCGATCGAGGAGTGGCGCCTGGTGTTCTGGATCGCGTTCGCCGTCTTCCACGTGACCAACCTGGCGTACGTGATGTGGGCCTCGGGCGAGGTCCAGCCGTGGAACACGCCCCACCTGATGAACAAGTCCGTGGAGTCGGGTGACCTCAAGCAGCAGGACACCTACAGCGAGAAGGCGGTGCCGGCGGCCATCAAGGCGTCCCAGTGA
- the LOC6041068 gene encoding sialin encodes MPSSLQRCCQAVCCISQQNLTALLCFLSIVNQYTMRVCLNLAITEMVLPKVVNVAANGTLIRLSPCGVDLDGKAFMTRGSSTEFSRYAWNETTQGLILSAFFWGYVASHFASAFIADKYPRLLLGLSVLITAVLTLLTPLAIDIGGAPLLMATRAIEGVGEGATFPVLSAIIGHWIPPDKRGMLGSFIYSGGQIGSLVGGIGTGLIISKLHSWRLVFYVWGSLAIVWYLFWLVLGYASPETNPFISEEEKSRLLMQFADAKKVERTSGIPWSQICKSVPLWALIIGQVGHDWGFYLLATDLPKYMKSILGVSVEDNGLISYFPFLCMWIFSVISGWICDVQIKKNCITRSNARKFWTTVGSLPPAIFIVAASYADCNKLLVVVYFALSVTFMGGFYPGLKVNVNDLSPNLAGVLMAMVNGIGAITGIVVPYLAGVLTPNQTVSEWRDVFWLAFWVLNATNVVFVLFGSGEIQPWNSEEASST; translated from the exons ATGCCTTCGTCGTTGCAGAGATGCTGCCAGGCAG TTTGCTGCATTTCCCAGCAGAACCTGACGGCCCTGCTATGCTTTCTGTCCATCGTCAACCAGTACACGATGCGGGTCTGCCTGAACCTGGCCATCACCGAGATGGTCCTCCCGAAGGTCGTCAACGTAGCGGCTAATGGTACTTTGATAAGACTTTCGCCCTGTGGAGTAGACCTGGACGGTAAGGCCTTTATGACACGAGGATCCTCTACGGAGTTTTCGCGGTACGCTTGGAACGAAACCACCCAAGGGTTGATCCTGTCGGCGTTCTTCTGGGGCTACGTGGCGTCTCACTTTGCCAGTGCTTTCATCGCGGACAAGTACCCTCGGCTGTTGCTTGGCCTAAGCGTGCTGATTACGGCCGTGTTGACCCTGTTGACTCCGCTGGCCATCGACATCGGAGGAGCGCCACTGCTGATGGCCACCCGGGCCATTGAGGGGGTCGGTGAGGGGGCCACCTTCCCGGTGCTAAGTGCCATCATTGGTCATTGGATTCCACCGGACAAGCGGGGCATGCTTGGGTCGTTCATCTACAGCGGAGGTCAGATTGGATCGCTCGTCGGAGGCATCGGTACGGGGTTGATCATCTCGAAGCTGCACAGCTGGCGGTTGGTGTTCTACGTTTGGGGCTCCCTAGCGATCGTATGGTATCTGTTCTGGCTGGTGCTGGGATATGCGAGTCCCGAGACCAATCCATTCATCTCGGAGGAGGAAAAAAGCCGGCTGCTGATGCAGTTTGCCGATGCTAAGAAGGTCGAGCGTACGAGTGGCATCCCGTGGTCGCAAATCTGTAAAAGTGTGCCATTATGGGCGTTGATCATTGGCCAG GTTGGTCACGATTGGGGCTTCTACCTGCTGGCGACGGATCTGCCCAAGTACATGAAGAGCATCCTTGGCGTATCCGTGGAAGACAACGGATTGATCAGCTACTTTCCGTTTCTGTGCATGTGGATTTTCTCGGTAATAAGTGGATGGATCTGTGACGTACAAATCAAAAAGAACTGCATAACCAGGTCGAACGCGCGAAAGTTCTGGACCACGGTTGGATCACTTCCACCGGCCATCTTCATTGTGGCCGCGTCCTACGCCGACTGCAACAAACTGCTGGTGGTGGTCTACTTCGCGCTGAGCGTTACCTTCATGGGTGGATTCTATCCGGGGTTGAAGGTTAACGTAAACGATTTGAGTCCGAACTTAGCTGGCGTGTTGATGGCGATGGTCAACGGAATTGGAGCGATAACAG GTATTGTTGTGCCTTACCTTGCTGGAGTGCTCACCCCAAAT CAAACAGTCAGCGAATGGCGCGATGTCTTCTGGCTCGCATTCTGGGTGCTGAACGCTACCAACGTTGTTTTTGTCCTATTTGGATCGGGTGAAATCCAACCCTGGAACAGCGAGGAAGCTAGCAGTACCTGA